From one Planococcus citri chromosome 3, ihPlaCitr1.1, whole genome shotgun sequence genomic stretch:
- the mol gene encoding dual oxidase maturation factor 1 gives MKGWFRDDGGPAFYGYSNRTSVTGDISMVACCLAFLTLYTAFLIIFPGIRKQRFTTFITVTLSLFIGNVIMVTRLGSSWHKACIKISSTYSVLTRELITADLGVYIGLGHVNITLRAIPQDNSSNVEDINFNERFSWFGAHEMGESYHEALVRGLPFPILTVAEYFSLGQEGFTWGGEYRAAGYYGSILLWAAFASWLLMNLLLIVVPRYGAYAMIITSLFLLMTCFVYYALLPANPLIIRFEENKQLTFSFGWCFWLTFFSGLVCGFIGVVIACVDLIYPHRFSTVLEIDFDTPYDRHIIIEDSRYHRKKRSNKGNEEAGLGRRILRRLSSKKDENDEKTAQMNGRENRAFEMDPPNSPWRYAYNRPAIKDVAFKRTTSQDSASSTASSSMVVTFVDHKPPSLRDEMEKTRKKSTDHPARSVTLW, from the exons ATGAAAGGCTGGTTCAGAGATGATGGAGGACCAGCATTTTATGGTTACAGCAACCGCACGTCAGTCACGGGTGACATCAGTATGGTCGCTTGTTGTTTAGCTTTCCTCACATTGTATACGGCATTCCTCATTATATTTCCCGGCATTAGGAAACAA agaTTCACTACTTTTATTACGGTAACCTTGAGCTTATTCATCGGCAATGTGATAATGG TTACAAGGCTGGGTTCAAGCTGGCATAAAGCATGCATTAAGATCTCAAGCACATACAGCGTGCTCACCAGAGAATTAATCACGGCCGACTTAGGCGTGTATATTGGTCTAGGCCATGTCAACATAACACTACGAG CCATACCTCAAGATAATTCTAGCAATGTGGAAGATATCAATTTTAACGAACGGTTTTCTTGGTTCGGTGCCCATGAGATGGGCGAAAGTTACCATGAAGCTTTGGTACGCGGATTACCGTTTCCTATTTTGACTGTGGCTGAATATTTCAGTCTGGGACAAGAAGGATTTACGTGGGGTGGAGAGTATAGAGCTGCTGGATATTATGGATCTATTCTACTATG GGCTGCGTTTGCATCTTGGCTGCTGATGAATTTACTATTGATTGTTGTACCGAGATATGGAGCTTACGCGATGATAATTACATCTTTGTTCTTGCTAATGACGTGTTTCGTCTATTACGCGCTTCTTCCAGCTAATCCGTTGATTATTAGGTTCGAAGAGAATAAACAATTGACTTTCAGTTTCGGTTGGTGTTTCTGGTTAACGTTTTTCTCAG GATTAGTATGCGGATTCATCGGCGTTGTGATCGCTTGCGTGGATCTTATCTACCCTCATAGATTTTCGACTGTCCTGGAGATCGATTTCGATACCCCATACGACAGACACATTATCATAGAAGACAGTCGTTATCACAGGAAAAAACGATCAAATAAAGGAAACGAAGAAGCTGGACTAGGTCGTCGAATTTTACG ACGTTTATCATCTAAGAAAGAtgaaaacgacgaaaaaacAGCTCAAATGAACGGAAGGGAGAATCGAGCATTCGAAATGGATCCTCCAAATTCGCCATGGCGATACGCTTATAATAGACCGGCCATAAAAGACGTAGCATTTAAGAGAACTACCTCTCAGGATTCTGCATCGAGTACAGCATCCTCTAGTATGGTTGTAACGTTCGTCGATCATAAACCTCCTTCGTTGCGGGATGAGATGgaaaaaactag GAAAAAAAGCACCGATCATCCAGCTCGAAGTGTTACCTTATGGTaa